The genomic interval CCACTTCTTTTCAGGATATACCAGGTCCACACCATGATCTATTGGAGCAATCCGGTTTTGAAATCATTCGTGAACGCGGGCCTCTTACCGAAGCGCGCATGCTTGAGCTCGTGGGAGAAATTGATGGAATGATCTGTGGCGATGACGCCATCACTGCCGCCGTTATCGACAAGGCGCTGCCAAGACTCAAAGTCATTTCCAAATACGGAATCGGCCTCGACAAAATCGATGTTGCCCATACTGAGAAAGTAGGACTTCCACTCACCTTTTGTCCGGGAGTGAATCACACAACGGTAGCCGAACATACCTTCGGGCTGATGTTGGGGCTCTTCCGCAATCTCGTCGAAGAGGTCAACCATACCAGGGCTGGTAACTGGAAACGACTGACTGGTAATGAGATCATGGGCAAAACCATTGGCATTGTCGGGCTGGGCCGTATAGGTCGTGAGGTGGCCATTCGTGCCAAAGCCTTTGGCATGTCGGTGATCGGGTACGATATTTATTGGCCGGAAGCCTTTGCCGAAGAGCAGGGGATTACTCGTTTAGAAAGCATCGCCGAAGTATTCCGTGCTGCTGATATTCTTTCTCTTCATACCAACCTTACCGATGAAACTCATTCCATGGTCAATGCCGAAAGCATCGCTACCATGAAAGACGGGGTCGTGTTGCTCAATTGCGCGCGTGGAGAGTTGGTTGAACCGCAAGCCATGGCTAATGCCCTCAATGCAGGTAAGGTAGGCGGTTATGGCACCGATGTATTGGACGTCGAGCCGCCACCGGCTGACCATGTATTACTTTCTGCCAAAAACTGTCTGGTTACTCCGCATATCGGTTCTCGTACGCACGAGTCCGTTCAACGGCAGGCAGGAATGGCCACAAGGAACTTGTTAAACTTCTTTGCCGGAAAACCCGCCGAAGCGCAGGCGAATAAGGCACCTTGGCCCACGGAATAATTTCCTTTATTAATTTCAGTTATGAGCAGCGAAACGTTTTATGTAGTCCCTTCGTTCCTTCACGGCGACCTTGTTGAAAAAGCCTACCAGCATCGTGGGTTTTCGAAAGATGAGTCGGCAGCCGCAGCTCGATTCTCTTCCTATGCATCCTGGCACGGGATCAGAACTCACAACGCGATCAAAGCACTTCACTTGGATCATCTTTTTGGCTCCATGGCCGATGGTTGTGTGCCTGACGCCACCATTGAGAAGCTACCTTCAAAGTTTGCTGCCTCGGAGATCTGGAATGCGAATCGCAAACTGGGGCAAGCAACCGCTTATGCAGCCTTGGATCGATGCATCGAACTAGCAGACGAGTTTGGAATCGGGCAGGTCAGCGTGGACAACGCATTTCATTATTTGTGGGGTGGAGGGTATGTAATGGAAGCTGCGAAACGCGGATATATCGCCTACACCAATTGCACAGCCGCACTCGCGGAAGTCGTACCTTTCATGGGAAAGTTTCCCACTTTGGGAACCAATCCACATAGTTGGGGCTTTCCAACCACCGAAGCTATCGGATATCCCATTGTCATTGACTGGGCCACATCGGTTGTTGCCATGGGGCGGGTTCAACAGCTCAAACGCGAAGGCGCACCTTTGCCTCCCAACGCAGCTGTTGACAAGGATGGAAATCCGACCACCGACGCCAATGCAGCTGAGGCATTGATTCCTTTTGGCGCTCACAAGGGTTATGGTCTGAGTCTTATCAACGAGTTGGTAGGGGGGTTGATCGGGGGTTCGCTTCCGACTCTACGTAGTCGCCCTTTACCTGATCCGGAAGAAAAGCGCACACCCTGTTTCTATTTTCAGGTTATTCATCCAGATGCCATGAGTGGTGGTGCCTTCGCCAAAGGTCGCAGTCAGGCCGAAAACGTAAAGGCCGTGATTGAAGACATTCTTGGCCATGGAAATGAAAACTGTTTGCTTCCAGGCCAGATCGAAGCCGGTGCCGCAGCCCGGTCGGAAAAAAATAATGGGCTGCTGTTTTCGGAAGCGGAGCTCGATGCCTTTGACGAGATTGCCGAAGAGTGTGGTGCTGAAAAATGGGATCGCACTGCCTTCCCCGTTGCCCAATAATTTTTTTAAATATCGGACAAATTATGAGTATTGAAATAAAATCAGCAGAGTCCTGTAAATATGACATCGTTTCATTAGGCGAAATTATGCTTCGCCTCGATCCAGGCGAAGGCCGCATACGCACGGCCCGAAGTTTCCAAGCCTGGGAAGGCGGCGGAGAATACAATGTGGCTCGCGGTGGTCGCAAATGTTTTGGCCTGCGTGCCGGAGTCGTTACGGCCTTTGCCGACAATGAAGTGGGACATTTGATTGAAGACTTTATTATGCAAGGTGGAGTCGACACATCCTGGATCAAGTGGGTGCCTTACGATGGTCTCGGTCGTGAAGTGCGCAATGGCTTGAATTTCACGGAGCGTGGTTTCGGGATTCGTGGCGCCGTGGGAGTCCCTGATCGTGGGTTAACCGCCGCAAGTCAGCTGAAGCCCGGTGACATTGATTGGGAAGAGCTTTTTGGAAATCAGGGAGTTCGTTGGTTCCACACCGGAGGAATCTATGCGGCTCTGTCTTCTACGACTCCCGATGTGGTAATCGAAGCGGTTAAAGTGGCCAAGAAACATGGAACGATTGTGTCCTATGATTTGAATTACCGGCCCTCGCTTTGGAAGAGTATTGGCGGTCATGAGAAGGCACAAAGCGTGAATCGTGAAATTGCCCAATACGTCGATGTGATGATTGGGAATGAAGAAGATTTTACCGCCTGTCTTGGATTCGAAGTTGAAGGGGTGGACGAAAATATTTCCCACATCGAAATCGACAGCTTCAAGAAAATGATCGAAACAGCTGTGTCCGAGTTTCCAAATTTCAAAGCTACCGCTACCACCTTGCGCGCAGTGAAAACAGCGACCGTGAATGACTGGGGTGCCATCTGCTGGCATGATGGAAAATTTTATGAATCGAATGCCTACCCGGCACTTGAGATCATGGACCGCGTTGGCGGAGGCGACAGCTTCGCTTCCGGACTTATTTACGGATTCATGAAGACGGGTGATCCCGCGAAGGCGGTTAATTATGGCGCAGCTCACGGAGCCTTGGCCATGACGACTCCAGGAGATACTTCAATGGCTACCGTTGCCGAAGTTGAAAAGGTCATGGGCGGTGGCGGTGCACGTGTAGTTAGATAAAGAATACCCATTATGAGCGATTATTTAAAAACTCTTTTTGGCCTGGATGGCAAAGTGGCCGTGGTTATCGGCGGCACAGGTGAACTCTGCGGTACGATGGCCGAAGGGCTTGCGCGTGCCGGTGCTGAAGTGGTTCTTATTGGCCGAAGCCAGGAAAAGGCCGATGCGCGTTTGGCAGCTGTTGCCGAGCACGGAGGTAAAGGATACTTCATCCCTGGGAATCTTTCAACCAAGGCAGGTATTCAACAAATTCTGGACGCTGTCCTGGAGCGTTCAGGGAAAGTCGATATTCTTGTGAACGGTGCTGGCACGAATGCAGCGACTCCTTTCCTTGAGGTACCCGAAGATGAGTATGATCGCATTTTCGATATCAACATGAAGGCGGTTTTTCTGAGCTGCCAGGTGTTCGGAAAGTATTTGGTAGACCGTGGTGAAGGTGGAAGTATTATTAATGTCGGGTCCATGTCGGGTCTTATTCCGCTTTCCCGCGTGTTCACGTATTCCGCCACAAAAGCGGCAGTGCATAACCTATCGAAAAACTTGGCTCGTGAGTGGGCGCCTAAGAATATTCGAGTGAATACATTGGTTCCCGGGTTTTTCCCGGCTGAGCAAAATCGAAAGATTCTCTCTCCAGACCGCGTCGAAGCTATTATGGGTCACACCCCAATGAAACGTTTTGGAAATTCCGATGAGTTAGTCGGAGTAACACTTCTTCTAGCCTCTGACAAAGCAGGATCCTTCATCACCGGAACAGAAATGGTGGTTGATGGTGGTTATGCTGCCATGACCATTTAGCATTTCGAAATTATGAGCTTTATTAACGACGATTTTCTCCTTCAAAGCAAATCCGCCAAAGCGCTCTACAACGAGTATGCCAAGGCCGAGCCGATCTGTGATTATCACTGTCACTTGCCTCCTCAGGATGTAGCCAACAATCGTCGTTTTGAAAATCTGTTTGAGATCTGGCTGGAGGGGGACCATTACAAATGGCGCGCCATGCGCAGCAACGGAGTAGGCGAAGCCTATTGCACCGGAGAGGCCGATCCCTATGACAAGTTTCTCGCCTGGTGCAAAACAGTTCCGAACACCCTGAGAAATCCGCTTTATCATTGGAGTCACCTGGAGCTGAAACGTTACTTCGGAATCGATCTGTTGATCAATGAAAACACCGCTCCTGAAATCTGGCAGGAAGCGAATATCAAGTTGAAATCGGATGATCTTTGCGCCCATGGCATTCTGAAGAACTTTGATGTAAAAGTGGTGGGCACAACGGATGATCCTACCGATTCATTAGAGCATCACAAAACGATCGCAGGGTTGGGTCTCGATACGCGTGTGGTTCCTACTTTTCGTCCGGATAAAGGTCTCAATGTTGATCAGCCCGGGGCCTGGAATAGCTGGGTTGAGAGTCTGGCCGCCGTGTCAGGTATGGGTGTTGATTCGCTCGATGATTTTCTAGCCGCGTTACAATCACGTCACGACTTCTTTGCCGAGATGGGCGGTCGATTGTCTGACCATGGGCTTGAACGCTGCTTTTTTGCGGTCACCACGCATGAACAGGTGGCTTCGATTTATCAAAGCGCCAGAGCTGGCCAGTCGGCTTCACCTCAGGAGAAGGAGCAGTTTGCTTTTTATCTGATGCGGGAAGTTGGACGTTGGAACGCTGAGAAAGGGTTTACCATGCAGTTTCACCTTGGGGCTATGCGGAGCAATAACACGCGTATGTTTAAAAAAATAGGTCCGGATACCGGATTTGATTCTACTGGAGATTATCCGCAGGCGGCAGCTATGAGCCGTTTTCTTGATAGCCTTGATCAGACTGGGCAGTGCCCGAAAGTCATTATTTATAATCTCAATAATGCCGACAACTACGTCATGGCTTCGATGCTTGGAAATTTCCAGGATGGATCCACCGCAGGTAAGATTCAGCTCGGCTCAGGTTGGTGGCACCTTGATCAAAAGGAGGGAATGATTGATCAAATGAATGCACTTTCTGCCATGGGCCTGATATCGCACTTTGTCGGAATGCTCACCGACTCGCGGTCATTTCTTTCCTATCCGCGGCACGAATACTTTCGCAGAATCCTTTGTAATTTATTCGGAGACGATATTGAGAGTGGGGAAATACCCCATGACCTCTCCTTGGTCGGTCCGATGGTTCGCAACATCTGTTACGGAAATGCTGCCCGGTTTTTTGGATTCGAGGAGTAAGAAGCTCAATCCCAAGTGGCCAACACGATGGCGACGACAAGAATCCCTCCAACTGTTAATCCACCAAAGCTTTTAAGGAGCTTTCTTCTACTTAAGTTCACTCCCTGGGTTTCTGCTTAGTTTCGTATCACGGGATTTACCAGTGTCCCGATGGGTTCGATGGTAATGGTGACCTCGTCACCCGGTTCCAGGGTAAAGTCGTTTCCGGGCACGATGCCTGTCCCAGTCATCACAAACGCACCGTTGGGAAATTTCAGTTCCCTTGTCAGGTAACTTCTCAGTTCCTCGGGCGTCCGTTTCATATCGCTCAATTTACAACTCCCGTCGAAAGCAACTTCCCCGTTTCTGTGGATGGTTAGTTCGATGTCTGTTTCTGGAGCAAGCGGCGTAGGCGATACGAGGATACATGGACCTAACCCGGCGCACTGTTCGTAGGTCTTTGCCTGTGGAAGGTAGAGTGGATTCTCTCCTTCAATGCTTCGTGAGCTCATATCGTTCCCGATCGTATATCCAACAATGTCTCCGAAGGAGGAGAGCACCAAAGTCAACTCGGGTTCTGGAACATCCCAAGTCGAGTC from Verrucomicrobiota bacterium carries:
- a CDS encoding phosphoglycerate dehydrogenase, whose protein sequence is MIRILLTTTSFQDIPGPHHDLLEQSGFEIIRERGPLTEARMLELVGEIDGMICGDDAITAAVIDKALPRLKVISKYGIGLDKIDVAHTEKVGLPLTFCPGVNHTTVAEHTFGLMLGLFRNLVEEVNHTRAGNWKRLTGNEIMGKTIGIVGLGRIGREVAIRAKAFGMSVIGYDIYWPEAFAEEQGITRLESIAEVFRAADILSLHTNLTDETHSMVNAESIATMKDGVVLLNCARGELVEPQAMANALNAGKVGGYGTDVLDVEPPPADHVLLSAKNCLVTPHIGSRTHESVQRQAGMATRNLLNFFAGKPAEAQANKAPWPTE
- a CDS encoding Ldh family oxidoreductase, encoding MSSETFYVVPSFLHGDLVEKAYQHRGFSKDESAAAARFSSYASWHGIRTHNAIKALHLDHLFGSMADGCVPDATIEKLPSKFAASEIWNANRKLGQATAYAALDRCIELADEFGIGQVSVDNAFHYLWGGGYVMEAAKRGYIAYTNCTAALAEVVPFMGKFPTLGTNPHSWGFPTTEAIGYPIVIDWATSVVAMGRVQQLKREGAPLPPNAAVDKDGNPTTDANAAEALIPFGAHKGYGLSLINELVGGLIGGSLPTLRSRPLPDPEEKRTPCFYFQVIHPDAMSGGAFAKGRSQAENVKAVIEDILGHGNENCLLPGQIEAGAAARSEKNNGLLFSEAELDAFDEIAEECGAEKWDRTAFPVAQ
- a CDS encoding sugar kinase, whose product is MSIEIKSAESCKYDIVSLGEIMLRLDPGEGRIRTARSFQAWEGGGEYNVARGGRKCFGLRAGVVTAFADNEVGHLIEDFIMQGGVDTSWIKWVPYDGLGREVRNGLNFTERGFGIRGAVGVPDRGLTAASQLKPGDIDWEELFGNQGVRWFHTGGIYAALSSTTPDVVIEAVKVAKKHGTIVSYDLNYRPSLWKSIGGHEKAQSVNREIAQYVDVMIGNEEDFTACLGFEVEGVDENISHIEIDSFKKMIETAVSEFPNFKATATTLRAVKTATVNDWGAICWHDGKFYESNAYPALEIMDRVGGGDSFASGLIYGFMKTGDPAKAVNYGAAHGALAMTTPGDTSMATVAEVEKVMGGGGARVVR
- a CDS encoding SDR family oxidoreductase, with amino-acid sequence MSDYLKTLFGLDGKVAVVIGGTGELCGTMAEGLARAGAEVVLIGRSQEKADARLAAVAEHGGKGYFIPGNLSTKAGIQQILDAVLERSGKVDILVNGAGTNAATPFLEVPEDEYDRIFDINMKAVFLSCQVFGKYLVDRGEGGSIINVGSMSGLIPLSRVFTYSATKAAVHNLSKNLAREWAPKNIRVNTLVPGFFPAEQNRKILSPDRVEAIMGHTPMKRFGNSDELVGVTLLLASDKAGSFITGTEMVVDGGYAAMTI
- the uxaC gene encoding glucuronate isomerase, with translation MSFINDDFLLQSKSAKALYNEYAKAEPICDYHCHLPPQDVANNRRFENLFEIWLEGDHYKWRAMRSNGVGEAYCTGEADPYDKFLAWCKTVPNTLRNPLYHWSHLELKRYFGIDLLINENTAPEIWQEANIKLKSDDLCAHGILKNFDVKVVGTTDDPTDSLEHHKTIAGLGLDTRVVPTFRPDKGLNVDQPGAWNSWVESLAAVSGMGVDSLDDFLAALQSRHDFFAEMGGRLSDHGLERCFFAVTTHEQVASIYQSARAGQSASPQEKEQFAFYLMREVGRWNAEKGFTMQFHLGAMRSNNTRMFKKIGPDTGFDSTGDYPQAAAMSRFLDSLDQTGQCPKVIIYNLNNADNYVMASMLGNFQDGSTAGKIQLGSGWWHLDQKEGMIDQMNALSAMGLISHFVGMLTDSRSFLSYPRHEYFRRILCNLFGDDIESGEIPHDLSLVGPMVRNICYGNAARFFGFEE
- a CDS encoding fumarylacetoacetate hydrolase family protein, producing the protein MPNPYKLFRLPNGPYLERDDQSGYLNSGWDDLFREKDLYGFLGSAELTSGEVNLEDCLAPIEGQEVWACGVTYHSSRLARMEESKDAGGGDFYARVYSAERPEIFFKATASRVSGPGQPVRIRKDSTWDVPEPELTLVLSSFGDIVGYTIGNDMSSRSIEGENPLYLPQAKTYEQCAGLGPCILVSPTPLAPETDIELTIHRNGEVAFDGSCKLSDMKRTPEELRSYLTRELKFPNGAFVMTGTGIVPGNDFTLEPGDEVTITIEPIGTLVNPVIRN